One segment of Chloroflexota bacterium DNA contains the following:
- the purQ gene encoding phosphoribosylformylglycinamidine synthase I — protein MKPNALILHADGTNRDHEAAHAIESAGGTAEIVHLNQLRRGERHWRDYQMLVLPGGFSYADALGAGKLLALDLRVYFADEVRAFVESGRPVAGICNGFQALVKAGLLPDLPAAGAKATLTFNAQGTFECRWVTLAPQSSTCIWTRGLTDLIECPVAHGEGNFVLSDAAALPPEQIALTYRRHDGQPAGAAYPANPNGSRGDVAGVCNRRGNVLGLMPHPEDHLHAYQHPRWTRGESGHMGLPLFVNGVRYAEGL, from the coding sequence ATGAAACCGAACGCGTTGATTCTGCATGCCGACGGCACTAACCGCGACCACGAAGCCGCGCACGCGATCGAGTCGGCCGGCGGCACGGCCGAGATCGTGCACTTGAACCAGTTGCGGCGCGGTGAGCGACACTGGCGCGACTACCAGATGCTGGTGTTGCCCGGCGGGTTTTCGTACGCCGATGCGCTAGGCGCGGGCAAGCTGCTGGCGCTCGATTTGCGTGTCTACTTCGCCGACGAAGTCAGGGCCTTTGTGGAGAGCGGTCGGCCGGTCGCCGGCATCTGCAACGGTTTCCAGGCGCTCGTGAAGGCCGGCCTCCTGCCCGACCTCCCTGCCGCCGGCGCAAAGGCCACACTGACGTTTAACGCGCAGGGAACGTTTGAGTGCCGCTGGGTCACACTCGCGCCGCAGTCGTCCACTTGCATCTGGACGCGCGGCCTGACCGATCTGATCGAGTGCCCGGTCGCGCATGGCGAAGGCAACTTCGTCCTAAGCGACGCGGCCGCGCTGCCGCCGGAACAGATCGCGCTGACCTACCGGCGACATGACGGGCAGCCTGCCGGCGCCGCCTATCCCGCCAACCCGAACGGTTCGCGTGGCGATGTCGCCGGCGTATGCAACCGGCGCGGCAACGTGCTCGGGCTCATGCCCCACCCCGAAGATCATCTGCACGCCTACCAGCATCCGCGCTGGACACGGGGGGAAAGCGGCCACATGGGCTTGCCATTGTTTGTGAACGGCGTGCGCTACGCGGAGGGTCTATGA
- the purL gene encoding phosphoribosylformylglycinamidine synthase subunit PurL — protein sequence MTIHCLIVTARSEREPRAASLLTDAHALGLTRVRGLTVSDLYFIDGDLSGDDRARLASELLSDPVTQNAEWRTPGAVRPAVGGHVIEVALRPGVTDPVAEQIMRCALMIGVQSVRHASTGIRFVVFGDLSNGDLRALARRLLANEVIQRHALGEIEPIFPQEATASGHVETIALRELDDGELAELSRQRRAALNLAEMQAMQAYYRAEGRDPSDVEFETIAQTWSEHCVHKTFKAQIRYGDRDVDGILRTYIRAATEQIAAPWVRSAFVDNAGSIDFDDEYEVSFKVETHNHPSAIEPFGGANTGVGGVIRDVLGVSAKPIAATDVLCFGPQDVAPDSLPEGVLHPRRIRSGVVAGVQDYGNKIGIPTVSGAIVYDPGYTANPLVFCGCVGLAPKGAHVREPRTGDRIIVLGGRTGRDGLRGATFSSMTMDAQTGEVAGASVQIGDPIVEKGLIEVITRARDARLYDAITDCGAGGFSSAVGEMASQSGAQVELERAPLKYPGLAPWEIWLSEAQERMVLAVPPANVPALQTLCDTFDIELTDIGAFDASGHLVVRHDGRAVLDLDNSFLHDGLPRRSLVASAPQPAALAAPADGDATARLLRILGDPNTASKADVIRRYDHEVQGGTVIKPLAGAACDGPSDGVVLKPIGTRGTRGIVLACGINPAYGAVDPYRMAVSVVDEAIRNAVAAGADPSRIALLDNFCWGDPNRPETLGALVEAARGCHDAALHYGAPFISGKDSLNNEYLGADGLRHAIPPTLLISAIGLIEDVQHAVSMDAKEAGNILYRLGAAADNAAVPGLPAHAPAMYATVHRAMQAGLIRACHDLSEGGLAVAAAEMAIAGRLGMRFTSAPGDLFAETNGALLVEVRTADAAAFESHFDSALARRIGVVTSSVRFVVEGPGTPLIDAAVDNLVAAWTHDGQVN from the coding sequence ATGACCATTCATTGCCTGATTGTTACCGCCCGGTCCGAGCGCGAACCGCGCGCCGCCAGCCTGCTGACCGACGCGCACGCGCTTGGCCTCACGCGTGTTCGCGGCCTGACGGTCAGCGATCTCTACTTCATCGACGGCGACCTCTCGGGCGACGACCGGGCGCGACTGGCATCCGAACTGTTGAGCGACCCGGTCACCCAGAATGCCGAATGGCGCACGCCCGGCGCAGTACGCCCGGCGGTCGGCGGGCATGTCATCGAAGTCGCGCTCCGGCCCGGCGTCACCGATCCGGTCGCCGAACAAATCATGCGTTGCGCGCTGATGATCGGTGTGCAGAGCGTGCGGCACGCCTCCACCGGCATCCGTTTCGTGGTGTTTGGCGATCTATCCAACGGCGATCTGCGCGCCCTGGCGCGCCGCTTGCTCGCGAACGAAGTCATCCAGCGCCACGCACTGGGCGAGATCGAGCCGATATTTCCGCAGGAAGCCACGGCATCGGGGCATGTCGAGACCATCGCGCTGCGTGAACTAGACGACGGCGAGTTGGCCGAGCTATCGCGCCAACGCCGCGCCGCGCTCAACCTCGCGGAGATGCAGGCAATGCAGGCGTATTACCGCGCCGAGGGCCGCGATCCGAGCGATGTCGAGTTCGAGACGATCGCCCAGACCTGGAGCGAGCACTGCGTGCACAAGACGTTCAAGGCGCAAATCCGCTACGGCGACCGCGACGTCGACGGGATTCTCAGGACGTATATCCGCGCGGCCACCGAGCAGATCGCCGCGCCGTGGGTGCGTTCCGCCTTTGTGGACAACGCCGGCAGCATCGACTTTGACGACGAGTACGAGGTGTCATTCAAGGTCGAGACGCACAATCACCCGTCGGCCATCGAGCCGTTCGGCGGCGCCAACACCGGCGTCGGCGGCGTCATTCGCGACGTGCTCGGCGTCTCGGCCAAGCCGATTGCCGCGACCGACGTACTCTGCTTCGGCCCGCAGGACGTGGCGCCGGACAGCCTGCCTGAAGGCGTGCTGCACCCGCGCCGCATCCGTTCCGGGGTGGTGGCCGGTGTTCAGGATTACGGCAACAAGATCGGCATCCCGACGGTCAGCGGCGCGATCGTGTACGATCCCGGTTACACGGCCAATCCGCTGGTTTTCTGCGGCTGTGTCGGCCTGGCGCCCAAAGGCGCGCACGTGCGCGAGCCGCGCACCGGCGACCGCATCATCGTGCTCGGCGGGCGCACCGGCCGCGACGGGCTGCGCGGGGCGACGTTCTCTTCGATGACGATGGATGCCCAGACCGGCGAGGTCGCCGGCGCGTCGGTGCAAATCGGCGACCCGATCGTCGAGAAAGGCCTGATCGAGGTTATCACCCGCGCGCGCGACGCACGGCTGTACGATGCCATCACCGACTGCGGCGCAGGCGGCTTCTCGTCGGCCGTCGGCGAGATGGCCAGTCAGAGCGGCGCGCAGGTCGAGCTTGAGCGCGCGCCGCTCAAGTACCCCGGCCTTGCGCCGTGGGAGATCTGGCTGTCCGAGGCGCAGGAACGCATGGTGCTGGCCGTTCCGCCCGCGAACGTGCCCGCGCTGCAGACGCTGTGCGACACCTTCGACATCGAGTTGACCGACATCGGCGCGTTCGACGCCAGCGGGCATCTCGTCGTGCGCCATGATGGCCGCGCGGTGCTCGATCTGGACAACAGCTTCCTGCACGATGGCCTGCCGCGCCGCTCGCTGGTCGCCTCGGCGCCCCAACCGGCCGCACTGGCTGCCCCTGCCGATGGCGACGCCACGGCGCGCCTGCTGCGCATACTCGGCGATCCGAATACGGCGTCGAAAGCCGACGTCATCCGGCGCTACGACCACGAGGTGCAGGGCGGCACCGTCATCAAACCGCTAGCAGGCGCGGCGTGCGACGGACCGTCTGACGGCGTGGTCCTCAAGCCAATCGGCACACGCGGCACGCGCGGCATCGTCCTGGCCTGCGGCATCAACCCCGCATACGGCGCGGTCGACCCGTATCGCATGGCGGTGAGCGTGGTGGACGAGGCGATTCGCAACGCCGTCGCCGCCGGCGCCGATCCGTCGCGCATCGCCCTGCTGGATAACTTTTGCTGGGGAGACCCCAATCGCCCGGAGACGCTCGGCGCGCTCGTCGAGGCCGCGCGCGGCTGTCACGATGCCGCGCTCCATTACGGCGCGCCGTTCATCAGCGGCAAGGACTCGCTCAATAACGAATACCTTGGCGCGGACGGTCTGCGGCACGCTATCCCGCCTACCCTGCTCATTTCGGCAATCGGACTGATCGAGGACGTGCAGCACGCCGTAAGCATGGATGCCAAGGAAGCGGGCAACATCCTATACCGGTTAGGTGCTGCAGCCGACAACGCCGCTGTGCCGGGACTGCCGGCGCATGCGCCAGCCATGTATGCGACCGTGCATCGCGCCATGCAGGCCGGTCTGATCCGCGCCTGCCATGACCTCAGCGAGGGCGGTCTCGCGGTCGCCGCCGCTGAAATGGCAATCGCCGGACGGCTCGGTATGCGGTTCACCAGCGCCCCCGGCGACCTCTTTGCCGAGACCAATGGCGCGCTGCTTGTGGAAGTGCGAACAGCCGACGCGGCCGCCTTTGAGTCGCACTTCGACAGCGCGTTGGCCCGGCGGATTGGCGTCGTAACCTCGAGCGTCCGCTTTGTCGTGGAAGGTCCCGGCACGCCGTTGATCGATGCGGCCGTCGACAACCTCGTCGCGGCGTGGACGCATGACGGGCAGGTGAACTGA
- a CDS encoding quinone-dependent dihydroorotate dehydrogenase → MYGLIRRLLFRLDAEDAHQKTLRALALAGRLAVVRAALSAACGYHDARLETELLGLTFTNPVGIAAGYDKNGAAVTGLGALGFGHVEVGTVTRIPQPGNPRPRIHRVSESRAVINSMGFPNDGVDALLESLGREPLANHTTRLGINIGKGKDTPLERAADDYGALLERVHAYADYVAVNVSSPNTMGLRQLQARDMLEHLLMAIAGVRDQLPRRVPLLVKIAPDLREGEIDDVLAAITASGFDGIIATNTTISRDGIAARYADLRGGLSGAPLCARALAVTRHIARATHGQLPLIGAGGIVSPADAIERIRAGAWLVQVYTGLVYAGPSLPRQICRALVAACKQAGVSHVAELRGTTAV, encoded by the coding sequence ATGTACGGATTGATCCGGCGGCTACTGTTCAGGCTCGACGCCGAGGACGCGCATCAGAAGACGCTCCGCGCGCTCGCCCTGGCCGGGCGGCTGGCCGTGGTGCGCGCCGCGTTGAGCGCCGCCTGCGGGTACCATGATGCCCGGCTCGAAACCGAGTTGCTCGGCCTGACATTTACCAACCCGGTCGGGATCGCTGCCGGCTATGACAAGAACGGCGCGGCGGTAACCGGGCTCGGCGCGCTCGGCTTCGGCCACGTCGAGGTCGGCACGGTCACACGCATCCCGCAGCCTGGCAACCCGCGGCCGCGCATACACCGCGTCAGCGAGTCACGCGCCGTCATCAACAGCATGGGTTTCCCGAACGATGGGGTCGATGCGTTGCTGGAATCGCTCGGCCGGGAACCGCTTGCAAATCACACAACGCGACTCGGCATCAACATCGGCAAGGGCAAGGACACGCCGCTCGAGCGCGCCGCCGACGACTACGGCGCCCTGCTGGAACGGGTGCATGCGTATGCCGACTACGTCGCGGTCAACGTCAGCAGCCCTAATACGATGGGACTGCGCCAGTTGCAGGCGCGCGACATGCTGGAGCACCTGCTCATGGCGATTGCCGGCGTGCGCGACCAGTTGCCACGGCGCGTGCCACTGCTGGTGAAGATCGCACCTGACCTGAGAGAGGGTGAGATCGACGACGTGCTGGCGGCTATCACGGCATCGGGTTTCGACGGTATTATTGCGACCAACACGACCATCAGCCGGGACGGCATCGCGGCCCGTTACGCCGATCTGCGTGGCGGATTGAGCGGCGCGCCGCTGTGCGCGCGAGCGCTGGCCGTCACCCGGCACATCGCACGCGCCACACACGGCCAACTGCCGTTGATCGGCGCGGGCGGGATCGTGTCGCCGGCCGACGCCATCGAGCGCATTCGGGCCGGCGCGTGGCTGGTGCAGGTCTACACTGGGCTGGTTTACGCCGGTCCCTCCCTGCCCCGGCAGATCTGTCGCGCGCTTGTCGCGGCGTGCAAGCAAGCAGGGGTCAGCCATGTCGCCGAGCTGCGAGGGACGACCGCAGTATAG
- a CDS encoding orotate phosphoribosyltransferase gives MQNTLADLAADLVTSGCVRFGEFKLKSGLISPFYLDMRRLVSYPDALRRVARAYAGLLGNLSFDRLVGIPYAALPIGTAVALEMNRPLIYPRREAKEYGTRASIEGVYEPGEVVAIIDDLATTGETKIETIRKLEEAGLVVRDIIVLIDREQGAPDTLGRAGYAFHAVAKIGDLLDAWRDSRAISEAQYNDVRAYLDGSF, from the coding sequence ATGCAAAACACGCTGGCCGACCTGGCCGCCGACCTGGTCACATCCGGCTGCGTACGCTTCGGCGAGTTCAAGCTGAAATCCGGGCTGATCTCGCCTTTCTACCTTGACATGCGCCGCCTCGTGTCGTATCCGGACGCGCTGCGGCGCGTAGCGCGCGCCTATGCCGGATTGCTCGGCAATCTGAGCTTCGACCGCCTCGTCGGCATCCCGTACGCGGCGCTGCCGATCGGGACGGCCGTCGCGCTCGAAATGAACCGCCCGCTGATCTACCCGCGCCGCGAGGCCAAGGAGTACGGCACGCGCGCGTCCATCGAGGGGGTGTATGAGCCGGGCGAGGTCGTGGCCATCATCGACGATCTGGCCACCACCGGCGAAACGAAGATCGAGACGATTCGCAAGCTCGAAGAGGCCGGCCTCGTCGTGCGCGACATCATTGTGCTGATCGACCGCGAGCAGGGCGCGCCCGACACACTGGGCCGGGCCGGTTACGCCTTCCATGCCGTCGCAAAGATCGGCGACCTGCTGGACGCGTGGCGCGACAGCCGGGCCATCAGCGAGGCGCAGTATAACGACGTCCGGGCGTACCTTGACGGGTCATTCTAG
- the pyrF gene encoding orotidine-5'-phosphate decarboxylase, translating to MICFDDLLNASARKQNSLLCVGLDPRAPSAAIARDECLRLIDETAEAACAFKPNSAFFEMFLADGMFALHDVIRHVPDGIPVILDAKRGDIGDTAAAYAHAAFDGLGANAVTVSPYIGSDAVAPFIVRPEYGAFILCKTSNAGGDEFQNMSVLDTGGRPAAEFFAQFAADSSFKVTTLYEQVALHAQAWNTHRNVGLVVGATYPEVFARVRALAPDLWFLVPGVGTQGGDLRMAVEHGIRADGLGVLISASRSIARAHDPRAEALRTRDAINAARRS from the coding sequence ATGATCTGCTTCGATGACCTGCTCAACGCATCGGCGCGCAAACAGAACAGCCTGCTGTGCGTCGGCCTCGACCCGCGCGCGCCCAGCGCAGCCATCGCGCGCGACGAGTGCCTGCGCCTGATCGACGAGACCGCCGAGGCGGCCTGCGCGTTCAAACCCAACAGTGCGTTCTTTGAGATGTTTCTGGCCGATGGCATGTTCGCACTGCACGACGTGATCCGGCACGTGCCGGACGGCATCCCGGTTATCCTGGATGCCAAGCGCGGCGACATCGGCGACACGGCGGCGGCATACGCCCATGCGGCGTTTGACGGCCTCGGCGCAAACGCGGTGACGGTCAGCCCGTACATCGGCAGCGATGCCGTCGCGCCGTTCATCGTGCGGCCGGAGTACGGCGCGTTCATCCTCTGCAAAACCTCCAACGCCGGCGGCGACGAATTCCAGAACATGAGCGTGCTGGACACGGGGGGCCGGCCGGCCGCCGAGTTCTTCGCGCAGTTCGCCGCCGACTCGTCATTCAAGGTCACCACGCTGTACGAGCAGGTCGCCCTCCACGCCCAGGCGTGGAACACGCACCGCAACGTCGGTCTCGTTGTCGGCGCCACATACCCCGAGGTATTCGCGCGCGTGCGTGCGCTGGCGCCCGACCTCTGGTTCCTGGTGCCCGGCGTCGGCACGCAGGGCGGCGACCTGCGCATGGCGGTGGAACATGGGATACGCGCCGACGGACTGGGCGTGCTCATCAGCGCGTCGCGCTCCATCGCGCGCGCCCACGACCCGCGCGCCGAGGCGCTGCGCACGCGGGATGCGATCAACGCCGCGCGGCGTTCATAA
- the pyrB gene encoding aspartate carbamoyltransferase, translating to MNTTATATHLPFGEKSDRRFYNKHILSVKQFSRDDLDYVFAVAADMRVMVERVGTFDLLKGKVLANLFYEPSTRTSSSFIAAIERLGGSAIPINEVRYSSVAKGESLPDTVRTLECYADLIVLRHPDTGAAATAARYLRKPLINAGDGTGEHPTQALLDLFTIREELGNIDGLTVTMLGDLKYGRTVHSLSRLLALYGAKLNYVSPEILRMPPELVAELRERNMAQTEDANFDAVLPQTDVLYVTRVQKERFTDLNQYEEVKDAYVITPKTLQRAKPRMIVMHPLPRVGEIDMDVDADPRAAYFRQMEYGLYVRMALLAMVLGKA from the coding sequence ATGAATACAACGGCAACGGCGACGCACCTGCCCTTCGGGGAGAAAAGCGACCGGCGTTTCTACAACAAGCACATTCTGTCGGTCAAGCAGTTCTCGCGCGACGATCTCGATTACGTGTTCGCCGTGGCGGCAGACATGCGCGTGATGGTTGAGCGGGTTGGCACCTTCGACCTTTTGAAGGGCAAGGTGCTGGCGAATTTATTCTACGAGCCGTCCACCCGCACGTCGTCCTCGTTCATCGCGGCGATCGAGCGGCTCGGCGGCTCGGCCATCCCGATCAACGAAGTGCGCTACTCGTCGGTCGCCAAGGGCGAATCGCTGCCCGACACCGTGCGCACGCTGGAATGCTACGCCGACCTGATCGTGCTGCGGCACCCGGATACCGGCGCCGCCGCGACGGCCGCGCGCTACCTGCGCAAGCCGCTGATCAACGCCGGCGACGGCACCGGCGAGCATCCGACGCAGGCACTGCTCGACCTGTTCACCATCCGCGAGGAACTCGGCAATATCGACGGCCTGACGGTGACGATGCTCGGCGACCTCAAGTATGGCCGCACGGTGCATTCGCTTTCGCGCCTGCTGGCGCTTTACGGCGCGAAGTTGAACTACGTGTCGCCCGAGATCCTGCGCATGCCGCCCGAATTGGTGGCCGAACTGCGCGAGCGCAATATGGCACAGACCGAGGACGCCAATTTTGACGCGGTGCTGCCGCAGACCGATGTGCTGTACGTGACGCGCGTGCAGAAAGAGCGCTTCACGGATCTGAACCAGTATGAGGAAGTCAAGGATGCCTACGTGATCACGCCGAAGACGCTGCAGCGCGCCAAACCGCGCATGATCGTCATGCACCCGCTGCCGCGCGTCGGCGAGATCGACATGGACGTGGACGCCGACCCGCGCGCGGCGTACTTCCGCCAGATGGAGTACGGCCTGTACGTGCGCATGGCGCTGCTGGCGATGGTGCTGGGGAAAGCATAA
- a CDS encoding amidohydrolase family protein, which produces MSTLKLPGLVDIHVHMREPGATHKEDYDSGTAAALVGGFTVVCAMPNTTPPLTDGETLARTEAAARAKARCDYGLYFGAGADNAATAKTFTGRVSGMKMYLDQTFGPLRLDELGALVEHAANWPAASPLLCHAEGRTVGAAILAANLAGRSVHICHVSRKDEIELIRKAKDKGFQVTCEVTPHHMFLTDADIPTIGSGRGEVRPRLATDADRDALIANLDIVDCFATDHAPHTLAEKDSDNPPPGFPGLETALALCLRLVHDGRLTLDGLIQRMAVNPRSLLNLKEQTDTWVEIDPDAEWVAQGATMQTRAKWTPFEGWTMRGRVERVVLRGQDAYRNGTVLAAPGTGRNIAG; this is translated from the coding sequence ATGAGCACGCTGAAACTGCCGGGTCTCGTTGACATTCACGTCCACATGCGCGAGCCGGGCGCAACGCACAAGGAAGACTACGATAGCGGCACCGCGGCGGCGCTGGTGGGCGGCTTTACCGTCGTATGCGCCATGCCCAACACCACGCCACCGCTGACCGATGGCGAGACGCTGGCGCGCACCGAAGCGGCCGCGCGCGCCAAAGCGCGCTGCGACTACGGCCTCTACTTTGGTGCGGGGGCCGACAACGCCGCCACGGCGAAAACATTTACGGGGCGCGTCAGCGGCATGAAGATGTATCTCGACCAGACGTTCGGACCGCTGCGCCTGGATGAGCTGGGCGCGCTGGTTGAGCACGCCGCCAACTGGCCGGCCGCCTCGCCGCTCCTCTGCCACGCCGAGGGCCGCACGGTGGGCGCCGCCATCCTCGCGGCGAACCTGGCCGGTCGCTCGGTGCATATCTGCCACGTCAGCCGCAAAGACGAGATCGAGCTGATTCGCAAGGCCAAGGACAAGGGCTTTCAGGTCACCTGTGAGGTGACGCCGCATCACATGTTCCTCACCGATGCTGACATTCCGACGATCGGATCGGGACGCGGCGAGGTGCGGCCGCGTCTCGCCACCGACGCCGACCGCGACGCGCTGATCGCCAACTTGGACATCGTGGACTGCTTCGCAACCGACCACGCGCCGCACACGCTGGCCGAGAAAGACTCGGACAATCCGCCCCCCGGCTTCCCGGGACTGGAGACCGCGCTCGCGCTATGCCTGCGACTGGTGCATGACGGGCGACTGACGCTCGACGGACTGATCCAGCGCATGGCGGTCAATCCGCGCAGTCTGCTGAATCTGAAGGAACAGACCGACACATGGGTCGAGATTGACCCCGATGCCGAGTGGGTGGCACAGGGCGCGACTATGCAAACGCGCGCCAAGTGGACTCCCTTTGAAGGCTGGACCATGAGGGGCCGCGTCGAGCGCGTGGTGCTGCGCGGGCAGGATGCGTACCGCAACGGCACGGTGCTGGCCGCGCCCGGTACCGGCCGCAATATTGCCGGCTAG
- a CDS encoding tetratricopeptide repeat protein, with translation MLRTSVKHVVATLLVVYALAGCAFAAQEQAQALIVSGELAANAGKLDEAVANFSRAIELDPTSATAYDDRGTAYSQQGRTELAFADYNKALEINPGYALGYYNRGLLHASTGNQAQAVSDFSRTIELDPKNTKAYYSRGVVNAQLGRAEQAITDYSKSIELAPTFAAAYNNRGSVYLQQRKLDQAINDFDRAIEIDPGFGRAYNNRGIVGAQRGNIDQAIADFTSAIDHEPAYASPYLNRGRAYRQKGLSSPAISDFEAYLRLMPDGDSRLQIEAWLRELKGQ, from the coding sequence ATGCTCCGCACATCCGTCAAGCACGTAGTCGCGACGTTGTTGGTAGTCTACGCACTGGCCGGTTGCGCTTTTGCCGCACAGGAACAGGCGCAGGCACTGATTGTCAGTGGAGAGTTGGCCGCCAATGCCGGTAAGCTAGATGAAGCGGTCGCGAATTTCAGCCGGGCCATCGAACTTGACCCCACTTCTGCTACCGCTTATGACGACCGAGGCACTGCGTATTCTCAACAAGGCAGAACCGAGCTTGCATTTGCGGACTATAACAAAGCCCTCGAGATAAATCCCGGCTATGCGCTCGGCTACTACAATCGCGGCCTACTCCATGCCAGTACCGGCAATCAAGCCCAAGCCGTATCTGATTTTAGCAGGACCATTGAACTCGATCCGAAGAATACAAAAGCGTACTATAGTCGCGGCGTCGTCAATGCCCAATTGGGACGGGCGGAGCAAGCTATAACCGACTATAGCAAGTCAATTGAGTTGGCACCTACATTCGCTGCGGCCTACAACAATCGCGGCAGCGTCTATTTGCAGCAGCGCAAATTGGATCAGGCCATAAATGACTTCGATCGGGCAATAGAAATTGATCCTGGTTTTGGGCGTGCCTACAATAACCGTGGAATCGTTGGTGCACAGCGGGGCAACATTGATCAAGCGATTGCCGACTTCACATCCGCGATCGACCATGAGCCTGCTTACGCAAGCCCATACCTGAATCGTGGCAGAGCCTATCGCCAGAAAGGACTCAGTTCGCCAGCGATTTCAGATTTTGAGGCGTACCTGCGTTTGATGCCCGATGGAGATTCGCGCCTGCAAATCGAAGCATGGCTGCGCGAGCTCAAAGGGCAATAG
- a CDS encoding universal stress protein encodes MAKRKILIPLDGSEFGRTIVPYVSKFFSPDMVEIVLFRAAAHPQGMTGRPSRPASAEVPVPMYESSRDVEYMNHPVYASQEMESELAEISDELKAEGEPLRAAGFEVIVAVRFGDAQSEIVKYVMDEDIAMVAMTTHGRSGVSRVMAGSVAGHVMRHALVPVIMLRPFAPVDSKDGDGGR; translated from the coding sequence ATGGCCAAGCGCAAGATTCTCATCCCGCTCGATGGCTCTGAATTTGGACGAACCATCGTGCCGTACGTGTCGAAGTTCTTTTCACCGGATATGGTCGAGATCGTTCTATTCCGCGCCGCGGCGCACCCGCAGGGCATGACGGGGCGGCCGTCGCGCCCGGCATCGGCCGAGGTTCCCGTGCCGATGTATGAGTCGTCGCGCGACGTCGAGTACATGAACCATCCCGTCTACGCCAGCCAGGAGATGGAGAGCGAGCTCGCCGAGATCAGTGACGAGCTCAAGGCCGAGGGCGAGCCGCTGCGCGCCGCCGGATTCGAAGTCATCGTCGCCGTTCGTTTTGGCGATGCGCAATCCGAGATTGTGAAGTACGTGATGGACGAGGATATCGCGATGGTGGCGATGACCACGCACGGGCGGTCCGGCGTGAGCCGCGTGATGGCCGGGAGTGTGGCCGGTCATGTCATGCGCCATGCGCTGGTGCCCGTGATCATGCTGCGCCCGTTCGCCCCGGTCGATTCGAAGGATGGCGACGGCGGCCGCTAA
- a CDS encoding nitroreductase family deazaflavin-dependent oxidoreductase translates to MQSPAPMEAMLHRPAVRRLFGALNRYMMVPYLRLGLGPLIGNPFTGYIMVLKTRGRKTGRVRYAPVNYAILDGNVYCLSGWGGASHWLRNLAADPQVELLMPGGAVRGTAEVVTDPDEALRAGRAVLIAGGFAGFAFGFNPRTVPDDLLRAGAKDTPVVRITPTGLAAGASDPGGWLWMLAFAVMAWLVLGRRRSR, encoded by the coding sequence ATGCAATCACCCGCACCAATGGAAGCGATGCTGCACCGACCGGCAGTACGCCGCCTGTTCGGCGCGTTGAACCGCTATATGATGGTTCCCTATTTGCGGCTCGGCCTCGGGCCGTTGATCGGCAATCCGTTCACCGGATACATCATGGTGCTGAAGACGCGCGGCCGCAAGACCGGCCGCGTACGCTACGCGCCGGTGAACTATGCGATCCTTGACGGGAATGTGTACTGTCTGTCGGGCTGGGGCGGGGCGTCGCACTGGCTCCGGAATCTGGCCGCGGATCCGCAGGTGGAACTGCTGATGCCGGGCGGCGCGGTCAGGGGCACAGCCGAGGTCGTGACCGACCCCGATGAGGCGCTGCGCGCTGGGCGCGCGGTGCTGATCGCCGGCGGCTTCGCGGGCTTCGCGTTCGGGTTCAACCCGCGCACGGTACCCGACGACCTACTGCGTGCAGGCGCGAAGGACACGCCGGTTGTTCGTATCACGCCGACCGGTCTGGCCGCCGGCGCCAGCGATCCGGGCGGCTGGCTGTGGATGCTGGCCTTCGCCGTCATGGCGTGGCTGGTTCTGGGTCGCCGGCGCTCGCGCTGA
- a CDS encoding 4Fe-4S binding protein: MNHPYVIAGKCLDEGPQCGECIMYCPTEAIQGGEDFAYVDPKYCIECGACIDICKDGVIAVTEPVYVQGRRRKLLPLSKSDIITLNASLAEAHRRN, from the coding sequence ATGAACCATCCCTACGTGATCGCCGGCAAGTGCCTGGATGAAGGGCCTCAGTGCGGCGAGTGCATCATGTACTGCCCGACGGAAGCCATCCAGGGCGGCGAAGACTTTGCCTATGTCGACCCGAAGTACTGCATTGAATGCGGGGCCTGTATTGACATCTGCAAAGATGGCGTGATCGCCGTGACCGAGCCGGTATACGTTCAGGGTCGCCGGCGCAAACTGCTGCCGTTGAGCAAGAGCGACATCATCACACTGAACGCCAGTCTCGCCGAAGCGCATCGCAGGAACTAG